The stretch of DNA AGGTGGACATATAAAAATAGCAAATAATGTAACTGTAGCAGCTAAAGGTGGAATTACAGGAAATATTACAGAAGAAAATCAAGTTTTAGGTGGATATCCGTTGATGCCATTAAAAGATGATTTAAAAGTAAAAGCCACTATAAAAAAATTACCTGAACTAATGAAAAAAATAAAAACTTTAGAAAAAGAGTTGGAAAAATTAAATAAATAAATTTAAGAAAAGAGGATTGTATAATTTTTACAATCCTCTTTATTTTTTCTAAAAAATTTATTTTAAATCATAGAAATAGTAATTTTCTATATATAATAAATTTTAAATTTTGTAAATTTTTTTATTATTTTATAAAAATATTTTTAAATTTTAAAAAATTCCGTTTAATATATTTAATAAATTTTAATTTTATGATACAATATAAGGTATCAAGTAATAAAGATGTAAATTAAGAGAGGACTAATGAAAAAAAGATTATTTTTTAACAAGTATGATGATATGAAATATATTTCTCATCTTGACCTTTTAAGAGTAATGGACAGACTTCTAAGAAGAAGTGGTGTACCAATGAAATATTCACAAGGATTCCATCCTAGACCAAAAATCTCTTTAGGAAATCCAATATCTCTAGGAACAGAGGCTTTTAATGAACCAATGGATATTGAACTTCGTGAGGATATGACAAATGAAGAATTATTAAAAAAACTTAATAGTAAAAGTGTTTTAGGATTTGAATTTGTGAAAGTAATAGATATAGATAATAAAGCTGCTTCTATAGCTGATGACTATAAAGAAATGAGATATGAAATAATAGGAGATGAATCTTCCTTAAAAAAATTATATAATCTTTTATCTCAAGATGAAATTCTTCTTGTAAAGGAGAAAAAAGGAAAAGTAGAAACAAAGGATATTAAACCAAGAATAAAATTCTTTGAAAAAAAAGAAAATATGATAAATTTAATAATTGAAAATATGTCACCAAATTCTCTATTTAACATATGTGACATAGATGTTAAAGATATATCTATAAAAAGATTTTGTGTAGAAAAATAAAAAAACAAATAAATTTATTTAAAGTATAAAGGGGGACAACATGCTAGATTTGAAATTTATGCGTGAAAACAAAGAACTTATTGAAAAAATGTTAAAAAATAGAAATAGTGATTTAACATTAGATGAGTTTGCAAAATTAGATGAAGAGAGAAGACAAATATTATCGGAAGTAGAGGCTTTAAAAAATAAAAGAAATATTGAATCTCAAGAAATTGCAAAATTAAAAAAAGCTAAACAAGATGCTTCTGAACTTATAAAAGAGATGGGAGAAGTTTCATCTAAAATAAAAGAATTAGATGAAAAATTAGCTGCTGTTGATGAAAAAATAAAATATATTCAAATGACAATTCCTAATATGTGTCATGAAACTACTCCAATAGGAAAAGATGAAGATGAAAATGTAGAAATCAGAAGATGGGGAACACCTAGAGTTTTTGATTTTGAACCAAAAGCTCACTGGGAAATTGGAGAAAAATTAGGAATATTAGACTTTGAAAGAGGAGCAAAACTTTCTGGTTCTAGATTTGTATTATATAGAGGAGCTGCTGCAAGATTAGAAAGAGCTTTGGTAAACTTTATGTTAGATATGCACGTTGATGAACAAGGATATACAGAAAATATCACTCCATTTATAGTAAATAGAGAGATTTGTGAAGGAACAGGACAATTACCAAAATTTGAAGAAGATATGTATAGAACAGATGATGATATGTTCTTAATTTCTACTTCAGAAATAACTATGACAAATATTCATAGAAAAGAAATATTAGAAGAAAAAGAATTACCAAAATACTATACAGCATATTCACCATGTTTCAGAAGAGAAGCTGGTTCTTATGGAAAAGATGTAAAAGGATTAATAAGAGTTCACCAATTTAATAAAGTAGAAATGGTAAAACTTGCTACTCCAGAAACTTCATATGATGAATTAGAAAAAATGGTAGTAAATGCTGAAGAAATATTACAAAGATTAGGATTACCATATAGAGTAATTTCTCTTTGTACAGGAGATATAGGATTTGGTTCAGCTAAAACTTATGACTTAGAAGTATGGTTACCATCTCAAAATAAATATAGAGAAATTTCTTCTTGTTCAAACTGTGAAGATTTCCAAGCTAGAAGAATGGGATTAAAATATAGACCAAATGGAAGTAATAAAAGTGAATTTGTTCATACTTTAAATGGTTCAGGACTTGCAGTAGGAAGAACTTTAGTAGCTATTATGGAAAACTATCAACAAGAAGATGGTTCATTCTTAATACCAGAAGCTTTAGTTCCTTATATGAAAGGATTAACAGTTGTTAAATAGTATTTTAATAATATTATTAATTTTAAATCTCTTATTAAATAATTTAAAAATAATAGGAGGATTATTTGGAATTATACTGATATTAAATATTAGTTATAATAAAAATCTATTGTCAAGAATAAAAAAATTAAAAATATTGATTTATATTTATATTTTAACTTTTTTTATGTATGTTTTTTCTCAACAAGAGGGAGAAATAATCTGGAAAATTGGTGGGATATATTTAACCAAAGAAGCTATAGAGAATTTTTCTTTAAATTTTTTGAGAATTATAAATTTTATAATGATATCGTGGCTTATTAAAGGAGACAATATTATTTTTAATAAGTTTAGCGGATATAAAGATGTAATTGAGAAAGTGATTCAATTAGTACCAGAAGTTTTTGTTTTATTTAGAAAAAGGTTAAAAATTAAATCATTTTTAAGGCATATTTTGACATCTATAAGAATAGAAAAGAATTAATATTGATTTTATAATTTACATTTGATAGAATGAGACATAAACAAAAATTAAGGAGGAATGGAAATGTCTTACAATTATAAAGATTTAGGGCTTTCAAACACAAGAGAAATGTTTAGAAAAGCTAATGAAGGTCAATATGCAG from Fusobacterium perfoetens ATCC 29250 encodes:
- the serS gene encoding serine--tRNA ligase, whose amino-acid sequence is MLDLKFMRENKELIEKMLKNRNSDLTLDEFAKLDEERRQILSEVEALKNKRNIESQEIAKLKKAKQDASELIKEMGEVSSKIKELDEKLAAVDEKIKYIQMTIPNMCHETTPIGKDEDENVEIRRWGTPRVFDFEPKAHWEIGEKLGILDFERGAKLSGSRFVLYRGAAARLERALVNFMLDMHVDEQGYTENITPFIVNREICEGTGQLPKFEEDMYRTDDDMFLISTSEITMTNIHRKEILEEKELPKYYTAYSPCFRREAGSYGKDVKGLIRVHQFNKVEMVKLATPETSYDELEKMVVNAEEILQRLGLPYRVISLCTGDIGFGSAKTYDLEVWLPSQNKYREISSCSNCEDFQARRMGLKYRPNGSNKSEFVHTLNGSGLAVGRTLVAIMENYQQEDGSFLIPEALVPYMKGLTVVK
- a CDS encoding TIGR03936 family radical SAM-associated protein, which translates into the protein MKKRLFFNKYDDMKYISHLDLLRVMDRLLRRSGVPMKYSQGFHPRPKISLGNPISLGTEAFNEPMDIELREDMTNEELLKKLNSKSVLGFEFVKVIDIDNKAASIADDYKEMRYEIIGDESSLKKLYNLLSQDEILLVKEKKGKVETKDIKPRIKFFEKKENMINLIIENMSPNSLFNICDIDVKDISIKRFCVEK